In a single window of the Serratia quinivorans genome:
- a CDS encoding Protein of uncharacterised function (DUF2931), with protein MEIMRLAGLLSVLTLTACQGAGQPNATAAKSDVPTEWKFNFFTPKALPALVTFAVILDVDGTDYRFNTLNSTPDMDKVIGEWNNDSRAPSGYWNKIKSPPRHLFFCWDSIIDKKVYETRLTFAQSDTEKMRQPSVHKDYQGDPTYYDNIQVGLAPEGKVAVWLVGIGAEPNYRVTPSVVTTVSGDKLELCKGVTRFSNGYEYDKDIKDFIKGKKYPYGNWN; from the coding sequence ATGGAAATAATGCGTCTGGCCGGACTGCTTTCGGTACTGACGTTGACGGCCTGCCAAGGGGCAGGCCAACCTAACGCTACCGCAGCCAAAAGCGATGTACCAACAGAGTGGAAATTTAATTTTTTCACGCCTAAGGCGCTGCCTGCGCTGGTAACGTTCGCCGTTATTCTTGATGTGGATGGTACAGACTATCGATTTAATACGCTGAACAGTACTCCCGATATGGATAAGGTTATCGGTGAGTGGAACAACGACTCGCGAGCGCCCAGCGGGTACTGGAATAAAATAAAATCCCCCCCCAGACATCTTTTTTTCTGCTGGGATTCCATCATTGACAAAAAGGTGTATGAAACCCGGCTTACTTTTGCTCAATCTGACACTGAGAAAATGCGGCAGCCCAGCGTGCATAAGGATTATCAGGGGGATCCCACGTATTACGACAACATACAAGTTGGGCTGGCTCCGGAAGGTAAGGTTGCCGTCTGGCTAGTCGGCATAGGGGCTGAGCCTAATTATCGTGTGACACCGTCAGTCGTAACAACGGTCTCTGGGGATAAATTAGAGCTTTGTAAAGGGGTAACCCGGTTTTCTAACGGTTATGAATATGACAAAGACATAAAGGATTTTATCAAAGGGAAAAAGTACCCCTATGGTAACTGGAATTAA
- a CDS encoding Excisionase-like protein — translation MAPKKLTLKEWNSRLPRPRSEETVRRWVRAGKIYPAPVLDGREYLFDENAVRIDPQNPRVSLLSRIRSDQGKTLLNTSLPSKGVRKK, via the coding sequence ATGGCACCTAAAAAATTGACGTTGAAGGAATGGAACAGCCGCTTGCCTCGTCCACGAAGTGAGGAAACCGTTCGCCGCTGGGTACGCGCTGGAAAAATTTACCCCGCCCCGGTGCTTGATGGCCGTGAATACCTTTTTGATGAAAATGCAGTACGGATCGACCCGCAAAATCCACGAGTCTCGTTGCTATCAAGAATCCGTAGTGACCAAGGAAAAACCCTACTCAATACCAGCCTACCTAGCAAAGGTGTTCGTAAGAAGTAG
- the csd gene encoding Probable cysteine desulfurase — protein MTFTPELARAQFSALTQRHDDKPVIFFDGPGGSQVSQGVLEKMTHYLGKYNANLGGHYFSSHKTTEVMDHARESVRAFLNAPSPDNIVFGMNMTSLTFHLSRIISRSWQAGDEIIVTELDHYANVSSWQQAANDKQVTVHQIPLQQADCSLDTARLCEKITAKTRLVAVSYASNVTGSIVDIKAITEAAHRVGAQVYVDAVHYAPHNLIDVQALGCDFLVCSAYKFFGPHIGMAYIAPQWLQRLQPYKVEPATDIGPGRFETGTQSFEGLAGVTAAIDYLAQWGTAGAPLRQRLQESFADYHRHEENLCRYFLQRLSQIDDVQLYGSPLADPQRRTPTFALTFKRHSPEQVARRLGQHNICVGSGHFYALGLIRRLNLQDSGGVLRIGMMHYNTLQEIDTLFEILASGR, from the coding sequence ATGACATTTACTCCCGAACTCGCCCGGGCTCAGTTTAGTGCGCTGACCCAACGCCATGATGACAAACCCGTTATCTTTTTCGATGGGCCTGGCGGTTCTCAGGTTTCGCAAGGGGTGCTGGAGAAAATGACCCACTACCTGGGGAAATATAACGCCAATCTGGGCGGACATTATTTTTCCAGCCATAAAACAACCGAGGTGATGGATCATGCAAGGGAATCGGTGCGCGCCTTCTTGAATGCACCCTCGCCCGATAATATCGTTTTTGGCATGAACATGACCTCGCTGACGTTCCACCTCAGCCGCATCATTAGCCGTAGTTGGCAAGCCGGGGACGAAATCATCGTTACCGAGCTGGATCACTACGCCAATGTCTCCAGCTGGCAGCAGGCGGCAAATGACAAGCAAGTCACCGTGCATCAAATCCCCCTGCAACAAGCGGATTGTTCTTTGGATACCGCCCGGCTGTGCGAAAAGATTACCGCCAAAACTCGCCTGGTCGCAGTCAGCTATGCGTCTAATGTTACGGGCAGCATCGTCGATATTAAAGCCATCACCGAAGCCGCCCACCGGGTCGGCGCGCAGGTTTATGTCGACGCGGTGCATTATGCTCCGCATAACCTGATCGATGTGCAGGCGCTGGGTTGCGACTTTCTGGTGTGTTCCGCCTATAAATTCTTTGGCCCGCATATCGGCATGGCCTATATCGCGCCGCAATGGCTGCAACGGCTGCAGCCCTATAAAGTCGAGCCGGCCACCGACATCGGCCCAGGCCGTTTTGAGACCGGCACCCAAAGTTTCGAAGGGCTGGCCGGTGTAACGGCGGCGATTGACTACCTGGCGCAATGGGGTACAGCAGGCGCTCCTTTAAGGCAGCGTTTACAGGAAAGTTTTGCCGACTATCACCGTCATGAAGAGAATCTGTGCAGGTACTTTTTGCAACGCTTATCGCAAATCGATGATGTACAACTCTACGGTTCACCCCTGGCGGATCCCCAACGCCGGACGCCCACGTTTGCATTGACCTTTAAGCGGCATTCGCCTGAACAGGTTGCCCGCAGGTTAGGCCAACACAATATCTGCGTCGGCAGCGGACACTTCTATGCACTGGGGTTAATTCGACGGTTGAACCTGCAGGACAGCGGCGGCGTGCTGCGCATTGGGATGATGCATTACAATACTCTGCAAGAAATCGATACTTTGTTTGAGATACTTGCCAGCGGAAGGTAG